From a single Candidatus Lernaella stagnicola genomic region:
- a CDS encoding adenine phosphoribosyltransferase encodes MELKEIAALIRDVPDFPKPGIIFKDITTLTSDAAGFRAVMDIFIDRYKDQKIDKIVGIESRGFVFGGALGFELHCGVQLMRKPGKLPADTISASYELEYGTATLELHKDAVKPGERVLIIDDLLATGGTIEAATELVERLGGQVVELAFVIELDFLHGREKTGDRPIFSILHF; translated from the coding sequence ATGGAACTAAAAGAAATTGCCGCGTTGATCCGTGATGTGCCCGATTTTCCCAAACCGGGGATCATCTTTAAAGACATCACAACCCTGACCTCCGACGCCGCCGGCTTTCGCGCCGTGATGGACATCTTCATCGACCGCTACAAGGACCAGAAGATCGACAAAATCGTCGGTATCGAATCACGCGGTTTCGTCTTCGGCGGCGCACTGGGTTTCGAACTCCATTGCGGCGTGCAACTCATGCGCAAGCCCGGCAAGTTACCCGCCGACACCATCAGCGCCAGCTACGAGTTGGAGTACGGCACCGCCACGCTCGAACTGCACAAGGACGCCGTGAAGCCGGGAGAACGCGTGCTGATTATCGATGACCTGCTTGCCACGGGCGGTACGATTGAGGCCGCTACGGAACTCGTCGAACGGCTCGGCGGTCAAGTCGTCGAGTTGGCTTTCGTCATCGAACTGGATTTCTTACATGGACGCGAAAAAA